Below is a genomic region from Desulfobacter sp..
CCCTGTGACCACATAGTAAAGGCCGAAAAAAATATTCTGGCCCGCAGGCCCGTCCAAAAGCAGGTCTGAATTGGGATAAATCCCGTTGTGAATTTTATGGCCCCACTCAAAATATTTGTTTACCAAAAAGATCGCACCGCAAATTTGGGTGGCCGTAAGCGCAGCCAAACCAAGGGTTTTCTGTCCTTTTTGTACGGCGGTAATGCTGGCCGCCACACCAAAGCTTGAGATGAGCAAAATGATGGTATTGACCAGGCCCAGCACCCGGTTCAGTTGACGGCCGCCATCGATGAAATCTTCAGGATAAAAGGTCAGGTACACGGCATAGAGGACAAAAAGACCGCCAAACAACACAATCTCCGTGTACAAAAAAAGCCACATCCCCAGTCTCTTTCCGGATTCGTCATGATCTGCAGAATGAAACGCCATAGGCATCCTTTTTTTGGCTGGTCTTTATTTTTGGCTGGTCTTAATTTTGGGCTCGTTTTTGTCTGGGGCTCATACTTTGTTTTGGGCCTTGATCACCTTTGAAAAATCATAGGGATAGTCCAGAATATCCGGGTCGGTTTCAAAATTGTGCAGTGGTGGCGGAGAGCTGGTCTCCCATTCCAAGGTCACCCCGCCCCAGGGATCGGCCGCGGCATTCCGGGCGGTTCTCAAGCTCAATCCCAGATTAACAAACATCAGTCCGATTCCCAGAATCATGAACAAGGCCCCGAATCCGGCTAAAAAGTTGCCCAGGGCAAATTGAGGCAGATAATCATAATACCGCCGGGGCATCCCCCCAAGTCCTAAAATAAACATGGGCACATAGTGAAAGATAAAACCGCCGGTCACCAGGATGGATGCAATATAGGCCCGTTTAAAATCATACATCCTGCCGAACATCTTGGGCCACCAATAATGAAGCGCCGCAAAAAAGGCAAAGCCTGTGCCCCCGAACATGGTAAAATGAAAATGGGCCACCACAAAATGGGTGTCATGGACATGGATATCCGTGCCGGCCGCCCCCAGCACCAGCCCTGTCAGCCCGCCCACACAAAAAAGATAAACAAAGCACAGGGACAAAAACAGGGGCGGACTCATCTGAATGGCCCCCCGGTACAGGGTGGCGATCCATGAAAACACCTTGATGGCAGACGGGATGGCCACAACAAAGGTAAGCAGGGAAAAAACAAACACGGCTGTATCGCTCATGCCCGAGGTGTACATGTGGTGGGCCCACACCAGAGATCCTGCCACGGCAATGGCCATGGACGAGGCCACAATGGCCTTGTACCCGAAAATGGATTTCCTGGCAAACACCGGAATAATCTCGGATATTACCCCCATTCCCGGCAAAATCATGATATAGACTGCAGGATGGGAATACATCCAGAACAGGTGCTGATAAAGGATGGGGTCCCCTCCCCGGGAAGGATCAAAAAGGCCGATATTAAAAAAGCGTTCGACCATCACCAGCACCAGAGTGATGGTGACCACAGGGGTGGCCAGAAGCTGGACCCAGGAGGTGGCATACAGACTCCAGGTAAACAAAGGGATCTGCATCCACCCCATTTTAGGACTTCGCATCCGGTGAATTGTGGTGATAAAATTCAAGCCGGTAAGCATGGAAGAAAACCCCAGGACAAACGCGGCAAACACGGCGGTTGACACGTTGGTCTGGGTGGAAATGGAAAAGGGCACATAAAAGGTCCAGCCCGTATCCGGGAATCCGTCGGAAAAAAGGGCGGCAATGGCGATGCCCCCGCCCAGCATGTAAAGATACCAGGAGAGCAGGTTAAGTCTGGGGAAAAACACATCATCGGTCCCGATCTGGATGGGCAGGAAAAAATTGCCAAATGCCCCGGGCAGGGCCGGTATGATGAATAAAAAAATCATGATCACCCCGTGAAGGGTAAAGGCTGAATTATAAAGTTCCGGGGATAAAAAATTCTCCCCGGGCTGCATCAGCTCCAGACGGATCAGGCCGCCAAGAATTGCAGCCACACAGAACCAGAACAAAATGGCAAACAGATACATCAGCCCGATCCGTTTATGATCATGGGTCAAAGCCCAGGACCAAACGCCTTTGAACCTTGCAGGTGACGGGGTTTCAAAAAAAGAGGGTTCAGGGTCCATATCATCCTTTCAGCCAATGGATACACCCAATGGATGCCCTGGGTGATGCATCGGGTTTATTTATGCTGGCGGCCCCTTTTGGATCTGTATTTGGACGGCCTGACAAGAAAGAGAAGGAAACCGATCAGCAAGATCAAAATCGCAGTTCCTGTAATCCGAAACATTTTAAACACATAGGTTTTATTTTCAGCATCGTAATCAAAGCAAAAGGAGAGCACCCCTTGTTTGATGGATATTCCACTCTCCCCTTTTCCAGCCTCGCTCAATGCCATTCCCACATCAAAGGGAAGAAAGTTCGGGCCATATAGGTAACGGATGATCTTGCCCTTCTTTGCCAAGACAATCAAAACATTGGGATGGATATAATTATGTTTGCCCTGTTTGACAAAATAAAAGCCCAAAGACTGGGTGAGCTTGAGGATATTTTCCCGGTTTGAGGTCAAATAGTACCAATGGTCCAGGTCCATATCCCGGGTGATCAGATTGGCATAGTTCTGCTTGGAGGTCCTTGCATGGGAGGCATCCTCGTCATCACTGAAACTCAGGGAGATGACATTGAACTCTTTTCCCACACTCCCGGGGACCTGGTTGAGCGCATGACTGAGATTTGCCTGGAGAATATTACAGACAGAAGGACACATGAAAAAAATCGGCAGCAGGATTACAGGTTTGTCAAACACGGATTCAAGATCAACTATTTGATTTTTTTCATCCCTGAATTCAACTGCAAAATCAATAAAATCATCCAGTTTTTCATCCACTCTCACCTGGCCTGCCAAATCGGCATTCATGGCCTGGGCAGACATCTCCATCTTTTCATGGTCATGGCCACCGTTTTCATCACCCGAAAGGGTGTGATCCATCTTTTGCTCGGCCACGGCCTTAGGGGGCGATGGCCCATGGCCTGAATGGTCGTGGGTGTCGCCCAGGACACTGCCCGAGCAATATGCCATGGCCCAAAGAAATGCCATCATGAAAAAAAAGGTTCGAAATTTCATTATTTTATCTTTTGGGTTTCACCGGTGTTATAGTTGACCTCGTACACCTCCCGCCAGGCATGACCTGCCCTGAATGAATCCCGCCCAAACCCATAGGCAATCATGATGCGCGAAACCTTGTCCGGATCAATGGACTTATCCCACTTATCCTGGGCTTCTAGGAGCAGGGAAAAAGAAATGGTGGTGACCCCGTCTTCTTCCTGGCCCTCGGGATTGAGCACATGATTTTCGCCCCCCAGTTTTTCATCTGAAGAATGTCCTCTTTTACGATCGCCATAATGATCTTCTATTCTGACCTTTCCCTTTTTAACGGCCCCAATGATAATATTGGCCCCCTGCATGGCTTTTTCAGGGTCAAACCCAATGGCCACCCATCCTTGGGTTTTTGCAGAAAGTTTAACATGAATCCGGTCTTGATCAATCCGCCAAAACACCGTCATATCATCAGCCTTAAGCTCGTGATCATATTCCGAACCCATGGCCGTGCCGGGTATTAAAATAAAGGCTGCAATCAAAGCACTAAAAAAATATCGTAACATGTTTCCCCCTTTATCCAAAAACAAGTTCACCGCCGGAAAAGCCCAGACCGACAGCCAGTAAAATCAATAAAAAATAAAATCCGGTCATTTTGTTAAACCCCGGGTTTTCAGGATCATCCTTGACAGCAATAAAAATCATGAGAATGGCCAGAAGCGCGGCCAGCACCATTTTTACAATGATCAGGGTCTCCCACTGGCCCTGGTACTTGTGCTGCCAGTCCAGATACCCTGTAAATACCGTTGGCACAATTCCCAAAAGCCCTAGGATCAGGCAATGATACCCTGTTCTGGCAAGGATTTTCAACCGAGGCACCACTGCACAGAATCTGAACACCACAGCCCCCATCACCATGCCCATGGGGATATGGGTAAAGGCAGGATGAACAGGATGCAAAAAACCGATTTGGGTTAAAAATTCAAAAATCGTTTCAGTCATGGAATCACCTTTTTGTAGTTCATTTATACTTAAGTTAAGATGCAGCCACAATTTTTAAATGGCCCTGCTCGGGCAATTAAACGGTTACAGAGATTAAAGTTATTTCTCAAACCATGGTGCGTTTTCCATGTTCCAATGGGATCTGGCATTGTCTGCCAATGGTCAAGACGAATTTGATCTATATTTTATATATAGAATCGAGCTGGGAACAAGTCAAGAAAAATTGGGGTCTTTTCATAAACACGAACAAAAAAAGTTAGCTTATTAAAACTTTTTACTTGACAACTTATCATTGGTGCGCATAATATGTCTAACACGGGACAGAATTAAAAAAGTACACAACAAACCAATCCCAGAAAAAAAGGAGAATACCATGAGCAGCCACGAACATAACTATATAGAAAGTGATGAAGAAAGAGAAGTCGGACACGAAGATACCCGCCATTTAAACTTTGAATGTGAAACTTCTGACTCCATTGGATGCGACAACGGAGTTGATGTTGCAGGATAACCCATAACCCTCGTTAAGTTTAAGTATTATATTGCTTCCGAATAAAGGCGGCGCCCCTTGCCAAGGCGCCGCCTTTATTTATTTGAAACTTGAGACAAAAGCCCCTTATCAACCCGCATGTTTCACGAAACGATTTTACTTTAGCGGCAAGGCCGCCAGGCAAAACATTTCAATAGAGGGTCTGTTTCATTGGATACAAAAACAAAGCCCATGGTCCGTCCATCCAGGTTATTGAGGGTGAAACTTGGCAATCTGCCGGGACAATGCAACCAGCCTTCCGTTTTCATCCCAGAGTTCACCATCTTCCTCCACCAGACCGCTTGAAATAAACCGGGTGGTAAATATGCCTTTGAGCCGGTCAGATGAGGGCAGTTCCCTGATATTGACCGAATATTCAATGGTGAGCACCCAGGCCACAAGCCCGTGGCGGGCAAGGACACAAGGGGGAAAACTGTCTGCAAACAGGGTCAGGGCCTCAAGGTCAACGGCCCGGGGGTCTTTAAAGCGTACCCAGCCTTTCATCACAGATCTTTGGGCCAGATTGCCCTCCATCCACCCGGCATACTCAGGATCCAGCCTCAGGTCCACCTGATCAAACAAGGAATATCCGGGCATGGACGGCACCTTTATGCACCTGTCCCATGGGGCCACATCTTCGGGCACCCCATCATAGTCCGAAGGAAAATCAATTTGACTGGGCCTTACAAAAGTTCCCATGGCCCTGATCCGTTCCCTGCCATCCTGAACGATACTTGCCTGTTTTCTTATAAAATGGGTGGATTCTCCCAGGGTGGAGACCTGGATCCGGGTCGGGCAATGAAGACACCGGTCCATGTAATTGGCCGTGATAATGGCAGCCGTGTTTTTGATACCCCCGGCCACACCCTAGCTGTCACCGGTGTTATTCCCGGGCAAATCTGCTCCCATGGCCCGGGTCAAAAGGGCCATAATATAACCTCCGTTTGCCGTGTTATTGATGGCCCATCTGTCTGACAACACCAGGGTGTGACCCCCGGCTTTTTCCGGAACCATTCTTAAATCATTGTCAAATACATGCATGGCTCAATCCCTGATATTTTTCTTTATTTCCCTTATGATGCCGGAACAGACCTGGTTGGCATCCGCCACAATGGCCACATCCGCCATTTTCATCATGGTGGCGTTGGGGTTTTTATTCACGGCCACAATAAAATCGGCATCAGAGATGGCCGCAGTATGCTGAATGGCGCCTGAGATGCCGAAGGCAAAGAGGACCTTGGGCCGGATCTGTTTGCCTGCCTGTCCCACCAGGGCATCATGACCGATCCAGTCGGCATAGACCACAGGTCTTGTGGCCCCGACTTCTGCATTCATAAGACCGGCAAGGTCGAATAATTTTTTAAACTTTCCCTTGGAGCCCATGCCCCTGCCCCCGGTGATCACAATATCCGCCTCTTCAATCCCCACAGCCTTGGCCGGTTTATATTCGGACTGAAGACAGCAAACCCTTTGTTCGGGAAGATCTTCTGGCAGATCCATGGGGATTATCTCCCCTTTGGCATTGTCATCATGGGCCAGTTCCCGGAAGGTGCCGGGCCTGACAGTGGCCATCTGGGGCCTTGCCTTGGGGGTGATGATCCTGGCGATGAGGTTGCCGCCAAAAGAGGGGGCAATCTGAACCAGACGCCCTTTTTCATCAATTTCAAGGTCAATGCAGTCTGCGGTCAAACCCGTTTTCAAGGCCTTGGCCACCCTCGGGGCAATCTCCTGACCAAATCGTGTGGCCCCGATCAAAAGAATATCAGGAGAAAATTCTCTGGCCAGGCTGGTGAGCAGAAAACTGTAAATTTCAAGGGAATATCCCTCAAGCCGGGGATGATCCATCACATATACCCGGTCAGCCCCATGGGCAATATACTCACGGGCATACTCGTCCACATCATGGCCGAACACCACGGCACAAACCTTTGCCCCGGTCTTTTCAGCCAAAAATCTGGCCCGGGCCAAAATCTGAAGGGTAACCCGGCTGCGGAAATAATTCCGGTAATCTCCAAGCACCCAGATATCTTTATTTGTTTTTTCCATTCTGACCTTCTTTCATCTCAATATCCTTGCCCATGGCAGAGCTGATAACCTTGCCATAGGTTTTAAACAATTGGTCGACCACAGACTTTGCAGCCCCTTTGAGCACTGTATTTTTCTTTTGGGTGGTGGGAGAATATACCTCTATAATTCTTGTGGGAGAATCCTTGAGCGCATTGAATTCCTTGTCAAGACCCAGCATCTTTGCGTCCACAACCGTCACCCGGGATGTTTCAAATGCCGACTGGACATCTCCAAGACAAGCATATCCCGGGGCAAAGGCCCCCTGGTCAATGGTCACAAGGCCCGGCAAATCCATTTCCAAGGTTTCTAAAAATTCATCCACATGGCGCTGTACAATCAGGGTTCGGCCTGAAAGGCTCAGGTGGGAGGCCCATCCAATGGCCGGCATATCCAGTTCACATGCCAATTGGGGGCCGACCTGTGCGGTCTCGCTGTCACTGGTCTGGGCCCCGCAGAGAATAAAATCGGTTTGGGGCTCAAACCTGCGGATATATTCGCCCAGGATAAAAGAGGTCAGGCAGGTGTCTGCTCCGGCCATCTGCCGGTCAGAGAGCAACACCCCCCGGTCTACCCCTAAAGCCACGGCCTGGTGAAGGGTTTCTTCGGCCATGGCAGGCCCCATGGACAGGGCCAGTATCCTTGTGGAAACCCCGTCTTCTGACCGGGCCTACTTGAGCTTAAGACTTGCTTCAAGGGCCAGCTTTGAACAAGGATCCATCATACCCTGGGCCAATTCCCGTTTCAGGGTCCCTGTTTTGGTATTCCAGGGCAGCTCGGATACCATAGGCACCTGCTTAATACATACAACGATATTAAAATTTTCCATTTTTTATCATCCTGATACTTGGATTGGCTTAACTTGGCCGGGTCAGCAGATCCCTGGCAATGACCATTTTCTGGATTTCACTGGTCCCTTCATAGATCTGGGTAACCTTGGCATCCCTGAAATACCGCTCCACATCATACTCCTTGGAATATCCATACCCCCCGTGAATCTGTACGGCAAGGTCGGTGACCTTTTTGGCCGTGTCACTGCAGTGAAGCTTTGCCATGGAGGCCTGGGCTGAAAATGTCCCTCCCCTGTCCTTGGCAGCCGCAGCACGGTATAGCAAAAGCCTGGAAGCCTCAATCCCGGTTGCCATCTCTGCCAGATAATTTTGAATGGTCTGGAACCTGGAAAGGGAGGAATTAAACTGCTGGCGTTCCCTGGCATAGGAAAGGGAGGCTTCAAAAGCGGCCTGGGCAATGCCCAGAGCCTGGGCAGCAATGCCGATTCTGCCGGTGTCCAGGGCTGACAAACCGATTTTCAATCCCTGGCCATGTTTACCCAGAAGATTGGTTTCAGGAATCGTGCAATCCTCAAAAAAAAGAGAAGATACCGGATTCGCCCGCATCCCGCAGAGTTCTTCAACCTCCCCCACCAAAAATCCGGGCCGGGTTTTTTCCACCACAAAAACATTGGCCACGGGTTTGCCCTTGACCCTGTTCTCCTGCTCGTCCACGGCAAAAACCAGGGCAATATCGCAGACCCCACCATTGGTGACAAAAATTTTGGTCCCGTTGATCACATAGCCTGAATCTGTTTTCCGGGCCATGGTTTCCACGCCTCCGGCATCAGAACCGGCATTGGCCTCTGTCAGGCAGAAGGCACCGATATGGCTGCCCGAGGCCATATCCGGCACCAGGCGTTGAATCTGCTCCGGCGTACCAAAGGCCAGAATGGGATATATTCCCACAGAGTTGTGAACGGTAACACAGAGCCCGAGAGAGGCAGATACCCGGGAGAGTTCTTCGATGACAATGGCATAGGAGATACTGTCCAGTCCTGCCCCACCTAAATGCCTGGGAACCTAAAGCCCGAAATAATGAAGCGGCCCCATTTTCTCTGCGATTTCACTCGGGAAACGACCTTCCTTGTCCAATTGTGCCACATGGGGCTTGATTTCAATTTCCGCAAACTCCCGGACTGTTTTTCTGACCAATTGGTGTTTCATACAGGGATTAAAATCCATTTGATCCTGCCGTAAATTTTTTATTAAACAATTAAGGCTGTGCCAAATTCGATCCCCTTGTCCTTGAATTCAGCCCAGACACACGGACGGACTATACCCTATTCCAAAGCATTTTCAAGTATTTTACAATAATCAGCCTGCCCAAGGGTCAAGGGATTTGAATCGTTTGAATTGTTGGCCACAGACATCCGGGCAATGGTCTTGTTCTGGTCCGGGCCAATGTTCAAATCAGAAAAACGCGGAATTTTCAGGCGGGAGGAAAGCGACCTGATCTCCTGGATAAAGGTTTTGGCCAGAGCGTCCTGGGGATCCTTTGCCCCGGGAAAAACGGCCTTGGCCTTTTGGGCCATGCCGGCGATTTTGGCAAGATCCGCCATTTTCCCCTTGCAGGCCAGCAAATTATAGGCCAGCACATGGGGAAGAAAAATGGAATTGGCCACCCCGTGGGGAACATCGTAAAGCGCCCCAATGGATTCTGAAATACAGTGGACCGCAGTCACATCTGAATTACCAAAGGCAAACCCTGCAATGGTGGAGCCCATCATGAGGTTTTCCCGGTCAAGCCGGTTATTTTCAATATCTGCCCAGGCCTTTTCCAAAGATCCCAAAATCAATTGCACAGCCCTGGCCGCACAGGTATCGGTAACCAGGGTGGCAGGTTTTGACAAATAGGCCTCCACAGCATGGGTTAAGGCATCAAGGCCTGTGGAGGCAATAATGGATTTGGGCAGGCTTGAAATCAGATCCGGGTCCACAATGGAGACACAAGGATACATCCGTGACCCTTTGATGCTCATCTTAAATTTTCGGTTTACATCGGTGATCACCGAGACCCAGGTCACCTCTGACCCTGTGCCGCAGGTGGTGGGAATGGCCAAAAAGGGTAAAGGATCTGAAGTGTACTTTTCCCTGCCTTCATAATCTTCAATATTCCCCCCATTGGTCACCAGCAAAGCCAGGGCCTTTCCAGCATCCAGGGGGCTGCCCCCGCCAAGGCCGATGATCAGGTCTGGTTTATCCGTTCTCAGGGCCGCGGCAATCTGGTTAATGGTGTTGGATTTGGGATTGGCTTCGATCTGATCAAACACCCTTGCACCGGGCAAAAGATCTGTTACCCGGTCCACAAGTCCTGCCTCAGCAACACCTTTATCCGTAATAATGACTGAAGATTTGGCCTTTAACTCTTCTGATACAATAGATTTGAGCTGTTCAATCTGGCCAGGTCCAAAATAGAGTTTAACCGGCATGTGAAATAGCATTTACCCTCCTCGATCATTTAAGCCTTTTAAATTTAATTGGCCTGCATTAAACTCTTTTTGAACAAATCCTGCAAGGTCAAATTCGGTAAAAAAGGCCTTGGAATAATTGATAAACAAAAGAGACATACGACTTTAAGTCAAAGGAAAATTAAATGAAAATTAAGATCACCTATTGCTCGGTCTGAAACTACCAGCCCAAAGCTGCCGGTCTGGCAGCCCTCATCAAAGAACAGACAGGCATCGTTGCCGAACTTGTCCCCGGTGCCAACGGTATCTATGAGATTGTTGCTAACGATACTCTTGTATTTTCAAAGCATGCCTCGGGCAGATTCCCGGAAGACAAGGAGATCATGGATCAGCTGTTAAAATAAACCTATTTTGCTGTTCTCATAAAAAAAAGGGAGAGATTGCCCGGACAAAAACGTGGAAAACCTTACAGGTTTATATTTTCCAACTAAAACAGGCTGCCGGGTAACCCTGGCAGCCTGTTTTCAGAAAAGGAAAAAAAGATGAAAAAATTAATTTAATTTGTATAAAAGCAATCCTTGTGCCAAGTCCTTTTTAAATATCTTAAAACAAAGCTAAATCATTGTTTTTATTGAAAATAAAAACATTAGGCTTTCTTTTCTATCCGATTTCACCCGTTTTCCGGTGGGAATCCATGGATATTGCGGACAATTTTCAGTCTAAAAGTTCAAAATTTTGAACTCCATAAAGACCCGTCCAGGCCTGTGTCAGGGTAACCAGCTTAAATTACGATAAAATCAACAGGTTCAAACCTGTGAATCCGGCCGCTGCTTTAAAATTCACAGATTTGAACCCGGCCATGGTCCAAGATCAATTCACCCGGGGGCATAAAAAAACAAACCCCCGGCAGGCTCGATGGCCTGCCGGGGGTAAAAACAACTAAAGGTTTAATTAATACTTATAATGCTCTGACTTAAACGGACCGTTTACCGGAATTCCAAGGTAATCTGCCTGTTCCTGGGTGAGCTTGGTCAACGTAACGGAAAGATTTTTCAAATGAAGCCTTGCCACTTCTTCGTCCAATTCCTTGGGCAGGGTATAGACCTTTGCCTCAAGATCTTCCTTGGCCAGTTTAATCTGGGCCAGGGTCTGATTTGAAAAAGAGTTGCTCATGACAAAACTGGGGTGACCTGTGGCGCAGCCAAGGTTGACCAGCCGGCCTTCTGCAAGCACGATAATCGAGCGGCCGGATGCCAGGGTCCATTTGTCCACCTGGGGTTTGACAACAATCTTTACGGCCTTGGGATGATTTTCCAGGTATGCCATATTGATCTCATTGTCAAAATGGCCGATATTGCAAATAATGGATTCATCCTTCATCATCTCCATATGTTCTCCTGTGATCACATGGTAGCTGCCCGTGGCCGTGACAAAGATATCTCCCCGGGTGGCGGCATCTTCCATGGTAACCACCTCATATCCTTCCATGGCCGCCTGGAGGGCGCAGATGGGATCGATCTCAGTGACCAGAACAATGGCGCCATACCCTTTCATGGAAGCGGCACATCCCTTGCCCACATCACCATACCCTGCCACGACAACGGTTTTGCCGGCAAGCATCACATCGGTTGCCCGCTTGATACCGTCGGCCAGGGATTCCCGGCACCCGTAAAGGTTGTCAAACTTGGATTTGGTAACCGAATCGTTGACATTGATGGCCGGAAACAAAAGTTCTTTTTTGGATGCCAGCTGATAGAGGCGGTGAACCCCTGTGGTGGTCTCTTCTGAAACCCCTTTGATCTTTTGGGCAATCTCTATCCAGCGCTGGGGATCCCGGGCCTGGGAAACCTTGAGGCGGTCCATAAGGCACCGTTCGTCCTGGCTGTGGGTCTGTGTTTCAAGTATAGAGGGATTTTTTTCCACTTTTACACCCTGGTGAACAAAAAGGGTGGCATCCCCTCCGTCATCCACGATAAGATCCGGGCCGGACCCGTCAGGCCAGATCAAGGCCTGTTCTGTGCACCACCAGAACTCGTCCAGGGTTTCTCCTTTCCAGGCAAAAACAGCCGCAGTCCCTTTTTGGGCAATGGCGGCAGCTGCATGATCCTGGGTGGAAAAAATATTGCAGGATGCCCAGCGGATATCAGCGCCCAGCTCGTACAGGGTATCAATGAGCATGGCGGTCTGGATGGTCATGTGAAGGCTGCCCATGATTTTCAGGCCCTTGAGAAGTTTTTCAGGACCGTACTTTTCCCTGATGGCCATGAGTCCGGGCATTTCCTTTTCAGAAAGCTGCATGTCCTTGATTCCGTCCTCGGCAAGGGAAATATCCTTGACCTTGTATTTTAATGAAAGGTCAAGATCTATAAAATCAGGGATTTTCCTTGGCTCTAGCATATGGTAACTCCTTGTGCTTTGAGTGTTTTGTCTATAAGGTTATTTTTTAAATCAATAAATAGTAAACCCCAGAGCGTTACTCGTAAATTTAAGGCCGCCTGATCCGGCATTGGTCAAAACCCATCACACCTTGTCAGACAGCCTTTTTTAGGGGGTTGTCAGGTTTATAATCCTGCCAGAGTTCTGATCTGGTCAGCTTTGATGGTTCTTTCCCAGTAAAAGTCAGGGTCTTTACGTCCAAAATGGCCATAGGCTGAGGTCTTTCTGTAAATGGGACGCAAAAGGTCCAGCTCCTTGATAATGCCGGCAGGCTTTAAGTCAAAAACCTCTTTGACAATCTCAACCGCACGGGCTTCATCAATTTTGCCTGTGCCCATGAAATCCACCATCATGGACACCGGCTCTGCCACACCAATGGCATAGGCCACCTGAACCTCGCACTTGTCTGCAAGACCTGCTGCCACAAGGTTTTTGGCTACGTAACGGCCCATATAAGAGGCAGATCTGTCCACCTTGGAAGGATCTTTTCCGGAAAAACATCCGCCGCCGTGGCTGCCCTGGCCCCCATAGGTATCGACAATAATCTTACGGCCGGTAACCCCGCAGTCGCCCATGGGACCGCCAACCACAAAACGGCCGGTTGGATTAATGAAAAACCGGGTATCTCCGTCCATCATATCTTCAGGAATCACTTTTTTAATGACTTCTTTAATTATGGCCGCCTTAAGGTCATCATGGGTGACATCGGGAGAATGCTGGGTGGAAATCACAACGGTATCCACCCGTTTAGGCTTGCCGTCCACGTACTCGATGGTCACCTGGGATTTGCCGTCGGGCCGGAGAAAATCAAGGGCACCGTTCTTTCGGACCTGGGTCAGGCGGTTGGTGAGTTTATGGGCATAAATAATGGGCATGGGCATGAGTTCTTCGGTTTCATTGGTGGCAAACCCGAACATCAGGCCCTGATCACCCGCGCCCTGCTCTTTAAACAGCCCTGCGCCTTCGTCAACACCCTGGGCAATATCACGGGACTGCTGATCAATACTGGTGATGACAGAGCAGGTCTGCCAGTCAAATCCCATGGTGGAAGAGTTGTATCCGATATCTTTAATGGTATTTCTGACCACTTCGGGAATATCCACATAGCAGTCTGTGGTGATTTCGCCGGCCACCATGGCAAGGCCTGTGGTCACCAATGTCTCGCAAGCCACGCGGCAGTTTTTGTC
It encodes:
- a CDS encoding adenosylhomocysteinase, with product MLEPRKIPDFIDLDLSLKYKVKDISLAEDGIKDMQLSEKEMPGLMAIREKYGPEKLLKGLKIMGSLHMTIQTAMLIDTLYELGADIRWASCNIFSTQDHAAAAIAQKGTAAVFAWKGETLDEFWWCTEQALIWPDGSGPDLIVDDGGDATLFVHQGVKVEKNPSILETQTHSQDERCLMDRLKVSQARDPQRWIEIAQKIKGVSEETTTGVHRLYQLASKKELLFPAINVNDSVTKSKFDNLYGCRESLADGIKRATDVMLAGKTVVVAGYGDVGKGCAASMKGYGAIVLVTEIDPICALQAAMEGYEVVTMEDAATRGDIFVTATGSYHVITGEHMEMMKDESIICNIGHFDNEINMAYLENHPKAVKIVVKPQVDKWTLASGRSIIVLAEGRLVNLGCATGHPSFVMSNSFSNQTLAQIKLAKEDLEAKVYTLPKELDEEVARLHLKNLSVTLTKLTQEQADYLGIPVNGPFKSEHYKY
- a CDS encoding methionine adenosyltransferase, coding for MSEKLSSLFTSESVTEGHPDKVADAISDAILDAIMAEDKNCRVACETLVTTGLAMVAGEITTDCYVDIPEVVRNTIKDIGYNSSTMGFDWQTCSVITSIDQQSRDIAQGVDEGAGLFKEQGAGDQGLMFGFATNETEELMPMPIIYAHKLTNRLTQVRKNGALDFLRPDGKSQVTIEYVDGKPKRVDTVVISTQHSPDVTHDDLKAAIIKEVIKKVIPEDMMDGDTRFFINPTGRFVVGGPMGDCGVTGRKIIVDTYGGQGSHGGGCFSGKDPSKVDRSASYMGRYVAKNLVAAGLADKCEVQVAYAIGVAEPVSMMVDFMGTGKIDEARAVEIVKEVFDLKPAGIIKELDLLRPIYRKTSAYGHFGRKDPDFYWERTIKADQIRTLAGL